The following are encoded in a window of Cervus canadensis isolate Bull #8, Minnesota chromosome 11, ASM1932006v1, whole genome shotgun sequence genomic DNA:
- the LOC122449799 gene encoding olfactory receptor 5B2-like produces the protein MAQMENKTEVTRFVLLGLSSAPELQSLLCIMFTVIYLVTLVGNLGMIILILLDSRLHTPMYFFLSNLSLVDFGYSSAVTPKAMAGLLIGDKFISYNACAAQMFFFVAFATVENYLLASMAYDRYAAVCRPLHYTTTMTTSVCAHLAIGSYICGLLNVCFHVGDIFSLTFCKSNTVHHFFCDVPAVLALSCSEKHISEVVLVFLSSFNVSFALLVILISYLFIFVNILKMHSAQGHQKALSTCASHLTTVSIFYGTVIFMYVQPSSSHSMDTDKVASVFYAVVIPMLNPVVYSLRNKEVKSAFKKVVEKTDISIGLGF, from the coding sequence ATGGCACAAATGGAGAACAAGACAGAAGTGACTAGGTTCGTCCTCCTCGGACTATCCAGTGCCCCCGAACTGCAGAGCCTCCTCTGTATCATGTTCACTGTCATTTACCTCGTCACCCTGGTCGGAAACCTGGGAATGATCATACTGATTCTCCTGGACTCTCGTCTGCACACTCCTATGTACTTTTTCCTCAGTAACCTGTCTCTGGTGGACTTTGGCTACTCCTCGGCAGTCACTCCGAAAGCCATGGCTGGGTTACTTATAGGAGACAAGTTCATCTCCTACAATGCATGTGCTGCTCAGATGTTCTTCTTTGTCGCCTTtgccactgtggaaaattatcTTTTGGCCTCAATGGCCTATGATCGCTATGCAGCCGTGTGCAGACCTCTGCATTATACCACAACTATGACGACaagtgtgtgtgcacatctgGCCATAGGGTCCTACATCTGTGGGCTTCTAAATGTCTGCTTCCATGTTGGAGACATATTCAGCCTTACTTTCTGTAAGTCCAACACGGtccatcatttcttctgtgatgtTCCAGCTGTCCTGGCTCTCTCTTGCTCTGAAAAACACATTAGTGAGGTGGTTCTTGTTTTTCTGTCGAGCTTTAATGTCTCTTTTGCTCTTCTGGTTATACTGATTTCCTACCTGTTCATATTTGTGAACATCTTGAAGATGCACTCAGCTCAGGGTCACCAAAAGGCTTTGTCGACCTGCGCTTCCCACCTCACCACTGTCTCCATCTTCTATGGGACCGTCATCTTCATGTACGTACAGCCCAGCTCCAGCCACTCCATGGACACAGACAAAGTGGCCTCTGTGTTCTATGCTGTGGTCATCCCCATGCTGAATCCTGTGgtctacagcctgaggaacaagGAGGTCAAGAGTGCCTTCAAGAAGGTAGTTGAGAAGACAGATATTTCTATAGGGTTGGGATTTTAA